A single region of the Lysinibacillus sp. B2A1 genome encodes:
- a CDS encoding flavoprotein — protein MKTLKVFKQTESCCTTAKGIEVPEAFNINKKLPIVIIGAGPIGLAAAAHLVEQKQAFILLEAGNEIAHNIRTWGHVTLFSPWRYNINKAARALLEGSDWVEPNLETIPTGHELIDLYLKPLSELVQIKPNMQLNAKVVGISRQLNDKMKTKNRVEQPFKIYVEQENDINIIEARAVIDATGTWGNPNPANSTGVWLQTEKVLAEHIEYGIPDIKMNPARYANKKIAVIGGGHSAINTLLSLAELQIENPSTKLVWIMRKRSVEEAYGGEEKDALVARGALGIRIRELVDTGKVEVVTPFYISLVKKEENINIVGTINGEQKVLTGFEELIVNAGNRPDHTINSELRLSIDSATESVYALAPLIDPNVHSCGTVRAHGEEILRQPEKDFYIVGAKSYGRAPTFLMATGYEQVRSITACLSGDEEASKRVELELPETGVCGINLANQSNSCC, from the coding sequence ATGAAAACACTTAAAGTATTCAAACAAACTGAATCATGTTGTACTACTGCTAAAGGCATTGAGGTGCCAGAAGCTTTTAATATAAATAAAAAATTACCAATAGTAATTATTGGTGCAGGTCCAATCGGGTTAGCTGCAGCTGCTCATTTAGTAGAACAGAAACAGGCATTTATTTTACTAGAGGCTGGTAATGAAATAGCTCATAATATTCGCACTTGGGGTCATGTCACATTATTTTCTCCATGGCGATATAACATCAATAAAGCAGCAAGGGCTTTATTAGAAGGCTCTGATTGGGTAGAACCTAACTTGGAAACGATACCGACAGGGCATGAGCTAATTGATCTCTATTTAAAACCTTTGTCTGAGCTAGTACAAATAAAGCCTAACATGCAATTGAATGCAAAAGTAGTGGGGATTTCGCGACAATTAAATGATAAAATGAAGACAAAAAATAGAGTAGAACAACCCTTTAAGATTTATGTTGAACAAGAGAATGATATTAATATCATTGAGGCGAGAGCTGTTATTGATGCGACAGGTACATGGGGAAATCCAAATCCAGCAAACTCGACAGGTGTTTGGTTACAAACCGAAAAAGTATTAGCAGAACACATTGAATATGGAATTCCAGATATAAAGATGAACCCCGCAAGATACGCAAATAAGAAGATTGCTGTTATTGGTGGTGGCCATTCAGCTATCAATACCTTACTGTCACTTGCGGAATTACAAATAGAGAATCCTTCAACAAAGCTAGTATGGATTATGCGTAAAAGATCTGTAGAAGAAGCCTATGGTGGCGAAGAAAAAGATGCATTGGTAGCACGTGGTGCACTCGGTATACGCATCCGCGAATTAGTAGATACAGGTAAGGTTGAGGTAGTGACGCCTTTCTATATCTCGCTGGTAAAGAAAGAGGAGAACATTAATATTGTTGGCACTATAAATGGAGAACAAAAAGTATTAACAGGGTTTGAAGAACTTATTGTTAATGCAGGAAACCGACCAGACCATACGATTAACAGTGAACTACGCCTTTCCATTGATTCAGCAACAGAAAGTGTCTATGCATTGGCACCACTTATTGATCCTAATGTGCATAGTTGTGGCACAGTAAGAGCGCATGGAGAAGAAATACTACGTCAACCAGAAAAGGACTTCTATATAGTTGGAGCTAAAAGCTATGGTCGTGCGCCAACATTTTTAATGGCAACAGGCTACGAACAAGTACGTTCTATAACAGCCTGCCTATCAGGTGATGAAGAAGCTTCAAAACGTGTAGAATTGGAGTTACCTGAAACCGGTGTATGCGGTATTAATCTTGCCAATCAATCAAATTCATGTTGTTAA
- a CDS encoding Fe-S cluster assembly protein HesB → MKMSPEGKNYLEQVLADSEVKTLRFFGIAGCCGVNLGVGLEAPVAEDAIQTIEGIEVAIHPDIASQLTDVTIHAEEENGELGLVLVGYSPTSF, encoded by the coding sequence ATGAAAATGAGTCCAGAAGGTAAAAATTATTTAGAACAGGTATTAGCCGATTCAGAGGTTAAAACGCTTCGATTCTTTGGGATTGCAGGCTGCTGTGGAGTTAATTTAGGTGTAGGTTTAGAAGCACCGGTAGCAGAAGATGCTATTCAAACAATTGAAGGTATCGAAGTCGCAATTCATCCTGATATTGCATCACAATTAACAGATGTTACGATTCATGCAGAAGAAGAGAATGGAGAACTAGGCTTAGTGTTAGTAGGATATTCACCAACATCGTTTTAA
- a CDS encoding N-acetyltransferase: MDTLFIRKMEQKDLKEVLKIYKEGIETGMATFQTEVPSEREWDEGHHATLRFVAEEHNRVIGWIAISPVSTRAVYSGVGEVSVYLSNNSKGKGIASMLFKKLIEESEKAGFWTLQSSIFAINTSSIQLHKKMGFRIVGTREKIAQLHGKWHDTVIMEKRRNL; this comes from the coding sequence ATGGACACACTATTTATTCGTAAAATGGAACAGAAGGATTTAAAAGAAGTATTAAAGATCTATAAAGAGGGAATTGAAACAGGAATGGCTACCTTTCAAACGGAAGTACCAAGTGAACGTGAGTGGGATGAAGGACATCATGCAACTTTGCGCTTTGTCGCAGAAGAACACAATAGAGTAATTGGTTGGATTGCCATTTCACCTGTCTCTACGCGCGCCGTTTATTCTGGAGTTGGAGAAGTAAGTGTATATCTATCGAATAATAGCAAAGGGAAAGGCATTGCCTCAATGTTGTTTAAAAAACTCATTGAAGAAAGTGAAAAGGCAGGATTCTGGACACTTCAATCATCTATCTTTGCCATCAATACCTCAAGTATTCAATTACATAAAAAGATGGGCTTTCGAATTGTTGGTACGAGAGAAAAAATTGCTCAGTTACATGGGAAATGGCATGATACAGTGATTATGGAGAAAAGAAGAAATTTATAG
- the arsM gene encoding arsenite S-adenosylmethyltransferase (in Rhodopseudomonas palustris this protein confers resistance to arsenite; catalyzes the formation of a number of methylated intermediates from arsenite and SAM producing trimethylarsine), protein MKREDDIRANVRENYAKVALKLNSSQECCTPASSCCNPNDTQTISIEEISQKMGYTKEELASIPDGANMGLSCGNPQAIADLKPGEIVVDLGSGGGFDCFLAAPKVGKEGRVIGIDMTPEMISKARRNAEKPGFENVEFRLGEIEHMPVADHTVDIIISNCVINLSPNKPQVFKEAYRTLKTGGRLAISDVVLTATLPENYLSDMKLYSGCVSCAISIEEYEALLKDAGFTNISIEPKDESKEFIREWEPNYDLENYIVSAIIQAVK, encoded by the coding sequence ATGAAAAGAGAAGATGATATTCGGGCGAATGTACGTGAAAATTATGCGAAAGTAGCCCTAAAATTAAACAGCTCACAAGAATGCTGTACACCAGCTTCTAGCTGCTGTAATCCAAATGATACTCAAACTATTTCCATTGAAGAAATTTCGCAAAAAATGGGCTATACAAAAGAAGAACTTGCTTCAATTCCTGATGGGGCCAATATGGGACTGAGTTGTGGCAATCCACAAGCAATTGCGGATTTGAAGCCTGGAGAAATTGTTGTCGATTTAGGTTCTGGTGGTGGTTTCGATTGTTTCTTAGCTGCACCAAAGGTAGGAAAAGAAGGTCGAGTAATTGGCATTGATATGACACCTGAAATGATTTCAAAGGCGCGTCGTAACGCAGAGAAGCCAGGTTTTGAAAATGTAGAGTTTCGTTTAGGCGAAATTGAGCATATGCCTGTTGCAGATCATACAGTGGATATCATCATATCAAATTGTGTGATTAATCTATCACCTAACAAACCACAGGTATTTAAAGAAGCCTATCGAACTTTAAAAACAGGAGGTCGCTTAGCAATTTCAGATGTTGTGTTAACAGCAACTTTACCAGAAAATTATTTATCAGATATGAAATTATATTCTGGATGTGTCTCTTGTGCGATTTCCATTGAAGAATACGAAGCACTTTTAAAAGATGCAGGCTTTACAAATATCTCAATTGAACCAAAAGATGAGTCAAAGGAATTTATCCGTGAATGGGAGCCTAATTATGATTTAGAAAACTATATTGTCTCAGCTATAATTCAAGCCGTTAAATAG
- a CDS encoding GNAT family N-acetyltransferase, translating into MQTINTIELVHFSEDYVDVLHDFDLPKEQSQFTALPKEISIEMVGQYPIVILSDNVPVGFFVLHTTERVKEYSSNPNAMLLTALSIDHKQQGKGYAKKGMLVLSDFIKREFKECNEVVLGVNHKNIPAQNLYLKVGFVDHGERRIGPIGEQIVMNLHI; encoded by the coding sequence ATGCAAACTATAAACACCATTGAATTAGTACATTTCTCAGAAGATTATGTAGATGTTTTACATGACTTTGATCTTCCAAAAGAGCAATCTCAATTTACGGCCCTTCCTAAAGAGATTTCTATAGAAATGGTTGGACAGTACCCCATTGTTATTTTAAGTGACAATGTACCAGTTGGATTTTTTGTTCTTCATACAACAGAGAGAGTGAAAGAATACTCTAGCAATCCAAATGCTATGCTGCTTACGGCATTATCTATTGACCATAAGCAACAAGGAAAGGGATACGCCAAAAAGGGCATGCTGGTACTGTCTGACTTTATTAAAAGAGAATTTAAGGAATGCAATGAGGTCGTTTTAGGAGTGAACCATAAAAATATTCCTGCTCAAAATTTGTATTTAAAAGTAGGCTTTGTTGATCATGGGGAAAGAAGAATAGGACCTATTGGCGAGCAAATTGTGATGAATTTACACATTTAG
- the arsA gene encoding arsenical pump-driving ATPase: MERFTRSHFPDTPFLFFTGKGGVGKTSVACSLSIAIASEGKKVLLISTDPASNLQDIFGQTLSNSPTKIEGIDNLFAINLDPEHAAQHYKEQMVGPYRGKLPDVVLQNMEEQLSGACTVEIAAFNEFATLLTDTSVIGNFDTVVFDTAPTGHTLRLLQLPSAWSTFLDENTTGTSCLGPLKGLEPQREVYKEAVDRLKDANQTSLMLVTRPEENPLKEAARASYELFEIGIQNQTLLINGYMSNVNSTDNIEEAFIARQSDALARIPDELNRFEHFYLPFVPYSLSSIERMQAWMTNQEITHTNESTEGTKIPEVEEMIADYLERKPKLIFTMGKGGVGKTTVASYIALRLAEEGIHVHLTTTDPAAHLNWTFGDDQVKNLTISRIDPKVEVANYEAEVLAKASETMNEEGLAFVQEDLASPCTEEIAVFRAFANVVENHQDEVIIIDTAPTGHTLLLLDATEAYHREISRSQGDVPPAVSNLLPRLRDATYTSVAIVTLPEATPVYEATRLQEDLQRAGLSVDWWVVNQTFSSIYTTSPTLIQKQQAETKWLKEVKSISNNQFVAIPWVKTPPVGTKGLHELKGEKIK; this comes from the coding sequence ATGGAACGCTTTACAAGAAGTCATTTTCCTGACACCCCGTTCCTGTTTTTTACAGGTAAGGGGGGCGTAGGAAAAACATCTGTTGCTTGTAGCCTATCAATAGCCATTGCAAGTGAAGGGAAAAAGGTACTTTTAATTAGTACAGATCCCGCATCCAACTTACAAGATATTTTCGGTCAAACGCTTTCTAATAGTCCAACAAAAATTGAAGGCATAGACAATTTATTTGCGATAAATTTAGACCCTGAACATGCAGCACAACATTACAAAGAGCAAATGGTTGGTCCATACCGTGGAAAACTCCCTGATGTGGTACTACAAAATATGGAGGAACAGCTTTCTGGCGCATGTACAGTAGAAATTGCTGCCTTTAATGAATTCGCAACACTATTGACTGATACTTCAGTGATTGGAAATTTTGACACTGTTGTGTTTGATACAGCACCAACAGGACATACACTACGTTTATTACAACTTCCTTCTGCATGGTCTACGTTTCTAGATGAAAACACGACTGGCACTTCATGTTTAGGTCCTTTAAAAGGATTAGAGCCACAACGTGAAGTCTATAAAGAGGCTGTTGATCGTTTAAAGGATGCCAATCAAACATCGTTAATGTTAGTGACACGCCCTGAAGAAAACCCTTTAAAAGAAGCAGCACGTGCCTCTTACGAGTTGTTTGAAATTGGTATTCAAAATCAGACTTTATTAATTAATGGATATATGAGTAATGTCAATTCTACTGATAATATCGAAGAGGCATTCATTGCGCGTCAATCGGATGCATTAGCCAGAATTCCAGATGAACTAAATCGATTTGAACATTTCTACTTACCGTTTGTACCGTACTCATTATCAAGTATTGAGCGTATGCAAGCATGGATGACCAACCAAGAAATTACACATACAAATGAATCAACCGAAGGAACTAAGATTCCTGAAGTGGAAGAAATGATTGCTGATTATTTAGAACGTAAACCGAAACTGATTTTTACGATGGGTAAAGGTGGAGTTGGTAAAACAACGGTTGCTTCTTATATTGCTTTACGATTAGCAGAAGAGGGTATTCATGTACATTTAACTACAACAGATCCTGCCGCGCATTTAAATTGGACATTTGGTGATGACCAAGTCAAAAATTTAACGATAAGTCGTATAGATCCGAAAGTAGAAGTTGCAAATTATGAAGCTGAAGTGCTTGCAAAGGCAAGTGAAACGATGAACGAAGAGGGTTTAGCATTTGTACAAGAGGACTTGGCTTCTCCATGTACAGAGGAAATTGCAGTATTTCGTGCGTTTGCTAACGTAGTAGAAAATCATCAAGATGAAGTCATTATTATTGATACAGCGCCAACAGGGCATACGTTGTTGTTACTAGATGCGACAGAAGCTTACCATCGTGAAATAAGCCGTTCGCAAGGTGATGTTCCGCCAGCTGTTTCTAACCTGTTACCAAGATTACGTGATGCCACTTATACGAGTGTAGCCATTGTAACACTTCCTGAAGCAACACCTGTTTATGAAGCGACACGCTTACAGGAAGATCTGCAGCGTGCTGGATTATCTGTTGATTGGTGGGTTGTTAATCAGACCTTTTCTTCTATCTACACAACAAGTCCAACATTAATTCAAAAACAACAAGCTGAAACAAAATGGCTGAAAGAAGTTAAATCCATCAGCAACAATCAATTTGTGGCTATTCCATGGGTGAAAACGCCACCAGTTGGAACAAAAGGATTACATGAACTAAAAGGAGAGAAAATCAAATGA
- a CDS encoding aconitate hydratase: MINGEQRSLLHQYLLLDLAVKSLQQDYKRAEYFKMKLVFLPLMDALLKNLRKDYFQLKRQLAQQQIRVVGWHRIDEYFSDVQIATAGNDEVLRYANQALKTQVEELLLQQLQNHSFELT, encoded by the coding sequence ATGATTAACGGCGAACAACGAAGTTTACTGCATCAATATCTTTTGCTAGATTTAGCTGTAAAATCATTGCAGCAGGATTATAAACGGGCAGAGTACTTTAAAATGAAGCTTGTTTTTTTACCTTTAATGGATGCCTTGTTAAAGAATTTACGAAAGGATTATTTCCAGCTAAAACGTCAGCTAGCCCAGCAGCAAATACGAGTAGTGGGGTGGCATCGCATCGATGAATATTTTAGTGATGTGCAAATTGCCACAGCAGGGAACGATGAAGTGCTACGCTATGCCAACCAAGCGTTAAAAACGCAAGTTGAAGAACTATTGCTGCAGCAATTACAAAATCACTCATTTGAGCTTACATAA
- a CDS encoding integrase — MDGKYHYKLRPEGLGEDYPPLLVFDTNNKPFRPLTEFYQYELGRLSNQSAISYLQSLLPYFNWIKQHGYYQGMKVTWTDLPEIIRDVVRTYLIDNLNCKVQEHYNKTFNFVHLTHKSPSTVRHFLSALKSFYNSMIQKKLYHFQNPLIDSSYKLSNKIESSIELQVNKRTRMPDIAGTEEPKNYRRTTNSYYKIVGDKWIPNIIDDISLPAQILSGGERIHWKLRDHVIARLLFETGARASEVVEVTIGDYRKRQSIREMNTFNKGSFGKRVKFLYFTDDTAILLKRYINSERKVHDNNNLGFNDLPDEAPLFLTIRGTPYTYQAWYPNWCKACRAAKLNINPHKTRHWYVTQTLRIIYETSRNEADIQLHIRELISYMNWKSKETIEVYEHYFEVNNHLEIQEQFFLKMKKDTESYLGNKKVINYEENLTSDLELSIEEPLEEFLIGLE; from the coding sequence ATGGATGGCAAATATCATTATAAACTTCGTCCAGAAGGGCTTGGGGAGGACTATCCACCCCTTTTAGTTTTTGACACAAACAATAAGCCCTTTAGACCATTAACAGAGTTTTATCAATATGAATTAGGTAGATTAAGTAATCAGTCTGCCATTTCCTATCTTCAATCACTCTTGCCTTACTTTAATTGGATCAAACAGCATGGTTATTATCAAGGAATGAAGGTAACCTGGACAGACTTACCAGAGATAATAAGGGATGTGGTAAGAACATATCTTATTGACAATTTGAATTGTAAAGTTCAAGAGCATTACAACAAAACATTCAATTTTGTTCATTTAACACATAAAAGTCCTAGTACAGTACGTCATTTTTTATCGGCATTAAAATCATTTTATAATTCTATGATTCAGAAAAAGCTATATCATTTCCAAAATCCACTTATTGATTCTTCTTATAAGTTATCCAATAAAATAGAATCATCAATAGAATTACAAGTCAATAAACGCACTAGGATGCCAGATATTGCAGGTACTGAAGAACCTAAAAATTATAGGAGAACAACTAATTCTTATTACAAAATTGTAGGTGATAAATGGATTCCAAATATTATCGATGATATTTCTTTACCAGCTCAAATACTGAGTGGTGGAGAAAGAATCCACTGGAAATTAAGAGACCATGTGATAGCACGATTATTATTTGAAACGGGGGCAAGAGCTTCAGAAGTTGTTGAGGTTACAATAGGTGATTATCGTAAAAGACAGTCAATACGCGAAATGAATACATTTAATAAAGGGAGTTTTGGAAAAAGGGTTAAGTTCCTATATTTTACTGATGATACAGCTATTCTTCTAAAACGTTATATTAATAGTGAAAGAAAAGTACATGACAATAACAATTTAGGATTTAATGATTTACCAGATGAAGCACCGTTGTTTTTAACAATACGAGGTACCCCCTATACTTATCAAGCTTGGTATCCAAATTGGTGTAAGGCATGCAGGGCAGCTAAATTAAATATTAATCCACATAAAACTAGGCATTGGTATGTTACCCAAACACTTCGTATTATATATGAAACTTCCAGAAATGAAGCAGATATACAACTTCATATTCGTGAACTTATCAGTTACATGAATTGGAAAAGTAAAGAAACCATTGAAGTTTATGAACACTATTTTGAGGTAAATAACCATCTCGAAATTCAAGAACAATTTTTTCTAAAAATGAAAAAAGATACTGAATCCTATTTAGGAAATAAAAAAGTTATTAATTACGAGGAAAATCTTACTTCAGATTTAGAATTGTCTATAGAAGAACCGTTAGAAGAATTTTTAATAGGACTGGAGTAA
- a CDS encoding resolvase produces the protein MRKIGYIRVSSTSQNPSRQFQQLNEIGMDMIFEEKVSGATKDREQLQKMLEDLQENDIIYVTDLTRITRSTQNLFELIDIIRSKKASLKSIKDSWLDLSEDNPYSQFLITVMAGVNQLERDLIRMRQREGIDLAKKEGKFKGRLKKYHKNHAGMNYAVKLYKEGGMTVNQICEITNVSRASLYRKLSEGKQ, from the coding sequence TTGCGAAAAATCGGTTATATACGTGTCAGTTCAACTAGTCAAAATCCTTCGAGACAATTTCAGCAGCTCAACGAGATAGGAATGGATATGATTTTTGAGGAAAAAGTTTCAGGGGCAACAAAGGACCGTGAACAACTTCAAAAAATGTTAGAGGATTTACAGGAAAATGACATTATTTATGTTACAGACTTGACTCGGATCACTCGAAGTACTCAGAATTTATTTGAATTGATTGATATAATACGAAGTAAAAAGGCAAGCTTAAAATCAATCAAGGATTCATGGCTAGATTTATCAGAGGATAATCCATATAGCCAATTCTTAATTACAGTAATGGCCGGTGTTAACCAATTAGAGCGTGATCTTATCCGAATGCGTCAACGTGAAGGGATTGATCTGGCTAAGAAAGAAGGAAAGTTTAAAGGTCGATTAAAAAAATATCATAAAAATCACGCAGGAATGAATTATGCAGTAAAGTTATATAAAGAAGGAGGTATGACTGTAAATCAAATTTGTGAAATTACAAATGTGTCTAGGGCTTCATTATATAGAAAGTTGTCGGAAGGGAAACAATAA